From the genome of Streptomyces sp. NBC_01317, one region includes:
- a CDS encoding DEAD/DEAH box helicase — MRPTLAAAQLRGSLTQYLTTTYALTDEDTRRALERFLEHPETGMFRGPYLRIRTPFHKAVAGWEKHLEWNPGFTPYRHQAKAYERLSTLHGPALPTLVTTGTGSGKTESFLVPVLDHCRREKALGRRGVKAVLLYPMNALATDQAGRIGEYLAQPDLAQVTAGLYIGDRPDTDFRRVMTRREEMRQSPPDLLITNYKMLDLLLQRTEDRALWQDSKIQYVVLDEFHTYDGAQGTDVAMLLRRLAMATGQSKPGRPLGSICPVATSATLGEGGPGTGPGSILEVAAQVFGMPFSADALVGEERMTPEQFTGPVNYGLPEPPSPEEVIARSGGPDVVSRPDTLDLNALAARMLGQQGLSAFEIGRLLKQHDFTQGVLSLLDGDPLSEWELRDRLGRFGYTWGRTARENPRLALAALARFVALLSAARDPESDERRPRPLLHVETHLWIRPVGRIVRGVGTGKPEFHWYEDDRAPRSALPTAPPEGDEEPEAGQIGHVARSHRAQSAIGADTAVRQASIRLPAVYCRNCGRSGWAAVSPEADPQQLVMAHDKIWRASVGREKRRIRYFIAATAAEQEDTLAAVSQSRPATGGGQPPALILDGAQGTYRLAVAQDAGNLQDACFVQAITEKKTADRAAVDQRCPACDTDNAMRFLGTRPAALAAATVTQLFTGQEVALEAEERKTLLFNDSTQDAAHRAGYVANRSFTFSLRSLLARNLDESGEPSALNDLIGNVLDSVDDPQALAAVVPPDLYDEPGVDRLLSGRGTGDLRTWKLIGERLAFATVMEFGLRSRQGRTLELTRTAAAEVVIGDQNRITMLARDLHMALPGQLLGTGLPTAERYLAFVRGLLERVRLRGGVRHRWLEPWVKDAGVTRFKIWGGRPDGMPAFPDSVAAPRFLLDGDKGRSDFDSTTARTGWYQDWARRCLGLDAPGATEYLRRLLPVLVDEGLLAVRTAQDRTMKVYGLQPGHVEVRLLEDDIVNKAFVTCEACGWQQVVHPSRRTRWYGHPCPRYRCRGQITAPQPGQATVLSSGSTSFGGPRPRDYRDDYYRHLYRTGGTFRVVTAEHTGMLTRPQRERVERAFRDGTHYTDPNVLSCTPTLELGIDIGDLSAVLLGSLPKGPANYVQRAGRAGRRTGNALVVAFGGRRARDLYYLDEPREMIAGDIVPPGCYLSAVEILRRQYTAHLLDLAARGRLTTSDGEPLQPAPRLVSALFGSTAWCQELADAALAHGAVLVESFLDLFPSLPGRPDTGVSGQAAEELRAYACGGIVRSLQEAEEEWTGRGEELRRRLHAIDAAMDQLVRSDPEQEREWRELRAERYATGNLLRDLNQTSAHGALVELGLLPNYTLSDTTTQLEATLSWTEQPETEGAKKTYHSEVRDYERSRRSALSELAPGNSFYVNGYKHVVRALDIGSPERRAWSVWRLCPACGYVRTENAQADASPCPRCGGREIADAGCVQRVLEPKRVMSRDKRDDARVRDDKDERDSKRYAVLTTVDVDPVHLATGSWRHDTAVFGVDFTRQAVVRTLNLGLDRQDGSSTVPLAGADVRINPFYVCTSCGGATSDGRPVVDIHQDALTESLAAATRASAHHQLWCPRRKVRTSTPEGQGKGEDVPLLLAHELTTEAVRILLPASVARVKERLASFTAALFVGIAARYGGDPDHIDITAASMPDGNDPEWPRRFLVVYDRLPGGTGYLHRLATSDGFREVLLRAREVIDSCPCIEKGLDGCHRCLLRRVPAGDYDKVSRNEVRQMLDELLGADGGDWATSPVTTTHQIPLERQAESDLEVMFLETLDEWAKQPSAKASADAYTTTAGTYSLDLRLTGVDGATVSWRVSQQRVLDGTRPDVLFERTDAPGPRIALYLDGYEFHAGPKHKDRLADDAVKRTRLRADGIRVFQLTYYDVKDWRTRVRDTGYASTGPENPVWLPYGEQGQKRARDYYAGVHGGLPGELSANLWVNPADLLIAHLRAPDASLWQLRAEAAVAGLLGAGARIAALHPQAVGEQLLTALRGAAPQGPKGPVQLLTAIDAAGCVVTAAADGRHRPPMWTALTLLDDSDRAVADEAGHKRRWQGWLYWSNVLQFLDHGGGDSVQLTTSLLEGFTVDGLSVAGGSGWLESQRAERPATAVTASPAGDLMEEPAPVVPASRPAHPSDSAHDTGWEQVLEFLDPDEPGLLPLSQGLRALDVVPPEAGYELDEHGWMAELAWSSARIAVVTAHRPADGEHDHDAEDRDRAFTAAGWWISTAVSCTPRDIKDLLATAKGEDTDANDGDQQR, encoded by the coding sequence GTGAGGCCCACGCTGGCCGCCGCGCAGCTGCGGGGCAGTCTCACCCAGTACCTCACGACGACGTACGCGCTCACCGACGAGGACACCCGTCGGGCACTGGAGCGGTTCCTCGAACATCCCGAGACCGGGATGTTCCGTGGCCCCTATCTGCGGATCAGGACCCCCTTCCACAAGGCCGTCGCCGGCTGGGAGAAGCACCTGGAGTGGAACCCGGGGTTCACTCCGTACCGGCATCAGGCGAAGGCGTACGAGCGGCTGAGCACGCTCCACGGGCCCGCCCTGCCGACGCTGGTCACGACGGGGACGGGTTCCGGGAAGACCGAGTCGTTCCTCGTCCCCGTCCTCGACCACTGCCGCCGCGAGAAAGCCCTCGGCCGCCGCGGGGTCAAGGCCGTGCTGCTCTATCCGATGAACGCGCTCGCCACCGATCAGGCCGGCCGCATCGGTGAGTACCTCGCGCAGCCGGACCTTGCCCAGGTGACCGCGGGGCTCTACATCGGCGACCGGCCCGACACCGACTTCCGCCGGGTGATGACGCGGCGCGAGGAGATGCGGCAGTCACCGCCCGACCTGCTCATCACGAACTACAAAATGCTCGATCTGCTGCTCCAGCGGACAGAGGACCGCGCGCTGTGGCAGGACTCCAAGATTCAGTACGTGGTGCTGGACGAGTTCCACACCTATGACGGGGCGCAAGGCACGGACGTCGCCATGCTGCTGCGCCGCCTGGCGATGGCCACGGGGCAGAGCAAGCCCGGGCGTCCCCTCGGTTCGATCTGCCCGGTGGCGACCTCGGCGACCCTCGGTGAGGGCGGGCCCGGCACCGGACCCGGCTCCATCCTGGAAGTGGCCGCTCAGGTCTTCGGCATGCCGTTCTCCGCGGACGCGCTGGTGGGCGAGGAGCGGATGACGCCCGAGCAGTTCACCGGGCCGGTGAACTACGGTCTGCCCGAACCGCCTTCGCCCGAGGAGGTCATCGCCCGCTCGGGCGGCCCCGACGTGGTGTCGCGCCCGGACACGCTCGATCTCAATGCCCTGGCGGCACGGATGCTCGGACAGCAGGGCCTGTCCGCCTTCGAGATCGGACGGCTGCTCAAGCAGCACGATTTCACTCAGGGGGTGCTGTCCCTTCTCGACGGGGACCCGCTGAGCGAATGGGAACTCCGTGACCGCCTCGGCCGGTTCGGGTACACCTGGGGCCGGACCGCCCGGGAGAACCCCCGCCTCGCCCTCGCCGCGCTCGCACGCTTCGTCGCCCTGCTGTCGGCCGCCCGTGATCCGGAATCGGACGAGCGCCGCCCGCGCCCCCTGCTGCACGTGGAGACCCATCTTTGGATCCGGCCGGTCGGCCGGATCGTGCGCGGAGTCGGCACGGGAAAGCCCGAATTCCACTGGTACGAGGACGATCGCGCTCCGCGCTCCGCGCTGCCCACGGCACCCCCTGAGGGCGACGAGGAACCCGAAGCCGGCCAGATCGGGCATGTGGCGCGTTCTCATCGCGCGCAATCGGCGATCGGCGCGGACACCGCCGTACGACAGGCGAGCATAAGGCTGCCTGCCGTGTACTGCCGCAACTGCGGCCGCTCCGGCTGGGCGGCCGTCTCTCCGGAAGCCGATCCCCAACAGCTCGTGATGGCCCACGACAAGATCTGGCGCGCCAGCGTGGGGCGGGAGAAGCGGCGGATCCGCTATTTCATCGCTGCCACGGCCGCGGAGCAGGAGGACACGCTGGCGGCAGTCAGCCAGTCCCGCCCTGCAACGGGAGGCGGACAGCCACCGGCGCTGATCCTGGACGGTGCTCAAGGGACATACCGGCTAGCGGTCGCCCAGGACGCCGGGAACCTGCAGGACGCCTGCTTCGTCCAGGCGATCACCGAGAAGAAGACCGCCGACCGAGCTGCCGTCGATCAGCGCTGCCCTGCCTGCGACACCGACAACGCGATGCGCTTCCTCGGCACTCGGCCGGCCGCCCTGGCGGCGGCGACGGTGACCCAGCTGTTCACCGGTCAGGAGGTCGCGCTCGAAGCGGAGGAGCGCAAGACCCTCCTGTTCAACGACTCGACCCAGGACGCCGCCCACCGTGCGGGGTACGTGGCGAACCGGTCGTTCACGTTCTCGCTGCGCTCACTCCTCGCGCGCAACCTCGACGAATCAGGCGAGCCGTCAGCTCTGAACGACCTGATCGGGAACGTACTCGACTCCGTCGACGATCCGCAGGCCCTTGCTGCCGTCGTCCCGCCCGATCTGTACGACGAACCGGGCGTGGACCGGCTGCTCTCCGGGCGGGGCACGGGCGATCTGCGGACCTGGAAGCTCATCGGGGAGCGGCTCGCCTTCGCCACCGTCATGGAGTTCGGGCTCCGTTCCCGGCAGGGCCGCACCCTGGAACTGACCCGGACGGCAGCCGCCGAGGTCGTCATCGGGGACCAGAACCGGATCACCATGCTCGCCCGCGACCTGCACATGGCCCTGCCTGGCCAGCTTCTCGGCACCGGCCTGCCGACGGCCGAGCGCTATCTGGCCTTCGTCCGCGGGCTGCTGGAGCGGGTCCGGCTGCGCGGCGGGGTCCGGCACCGGTGGCTGGAGCCGTGGGTGAAGGACGCCGGGGTGACCCGGTTCAAGATCTGGGGCGGCAGGCCCGACGGCATGCCGGCGTTCCCCGACAGTGTGGCGGCGCCGCGCTTCCTGCTCGACGGTGACAAGGGCAGGTCCGACTTCGACTCGACGACAGCCCGCACCGGTTGGTACCAGGACTGGGCGCGCCGGTGCCTGGGGCTCGACGCCCCCGGGGCGACGGAGTATCTCCGCAGACTGCTGCCGGTCCTCGTCGACGAGGGTCTCCTCGCGGTGCGGACGGCACAGGACCGGACGATGAAGGTCTACGGCCTGCAGCCCGGCCATGTCGAGGTGCGGCTCCTTGAGGACGACATCGTCAACAAGGCCTTCGTCACCTGTGAGGCGTGCGGCTGGCAGCAGGTGGTCCATCCCTCCCGGCGGACCCGCTGGTACGGCCATCCCTGTCCCCGGTACCGGTGCCGGGGACAGATCACCGCGCCGCAACCGGGCCAGGCCACGGTGCTGTCCTCCGGTTCCACCAGCTTCGGCGGCCCCCGGCCGCGCGACTACCGCGACGACTACTACCGGCACCTGTACCGGACGGGTGGCACCTTCCGGGTCGTCACAGCCGAACACACCGGCATGCTCACCCGGCCGCAGCGGGAGCGCGTGGAGCGGGCCTTCCGCGACGGCACCCACTACACCGACCCGAACGTGCTGTCGTGCACTCCGACCCTGGAGCTCGGCATCGACATCGGAGACCTGTCCGCGGTCCTGCTGGGATCGCTTCCGAAGGGCCCTGCCAACTACGTACAGCGAGCGGGCCGCGCGGGCCGCAGGACGGGCAACGCCCTGGTTGTGGCCTTCGGCGGTCGCCGGGCCCGCGATCTGTACTACCTCGACGAGCCGCGGGAGATGATCGCAGGGGATATCGTGCCGCCTGGCTGCTACCTCTCCGCGGTGGAGATCCTGCGCCGCCAGTACACGGCACACCTTCTGGACCTCGCGGCGCGGGGCCGGCTCACGACGAGCGACGGTGAGCCACTGCAGCCCGCGCCGCGCCTGGTGTCGGCACTGTTCGGCAGTACGGCCTGGTGCCAGGAGCTCGCGGACGCCGCCCTCGCTCATGGCGCCGTGCTCGTCGAATCGTTCCTGGACCTCTTCCCCTCCCTCCCGGGCCGGCCGGACACCGGGGTCTCCGGCCAGGCCGCCGAAGAACTGCGCGCGTACGCGTGCGGTGGCATCGTGCGCTCGCTCCAGGAAGCCGAGGAGGAATGGACCGGCCGCGGTGAGGAACTCCGGCGCCGGCTCCACGCCATCGACGCGGCGATGGACCAGCTCGTGCGCAGTGATCCCGAGCAGGAACGCGAATGGCGCGAGTTGCGCGCCGAGCGCTACGCGACGGGCAATCTGCTGCGTGACCTGAACCAGACCAGTGCCCACGGGGCTCTCGTCGAGCTCGGTCTCCTGCCCAACTACACCCTCTCGGACACCACCACGCAGCTGGAGGCCACCCTCTCCTGGACGGAGCAGCCCGAGACCGAAGGGGCCAAGAAGACCTACCACAGCGAGGTCCGGGACTACGAGCGCTCCCGCCGGTCCGCGTTGTCCGAACTGGCGCCCGGAAACAGCTTCTACGTCAACGGCTACAAGCACGTCGTCCGGGCCCTGGACATCGGTAGTCCGGAGCGTCGTGCCTGGTCGGTGTGGCGACTGTGCCCCGCCTGCGGCTACGTCCGTACGGAGAACGCCCAGGCCGATGCCTCGCCCTGTCCCCGTTGCGGCGGCCGGGAGATCGCCGACGCCGGCTGTGTCCAGCGCGTTCTCGAACCGAAGCGGGTCATGTCACGCGACAAGCGGGACGACGCCCGGGTCCGCGACGACAAGGACGAGCGTGACAGCAAGAGGTACGCCGTCCTGACCACCGTGGACGTCGACCCCGTGCACCTGGCCACGGGCTCCTGGCGCCACGACACCGCCGTCTTCGGCGTCGACTTCACCCGCCAGGCCGTGGTGCGCACGCTCAACCTGGGCCTCGACCGTCAGGACGGCAGCAGCACCGTGCCCCTCGCCGGGGCCGACGTACGGATCAATCCGTTCTACGTCTGCACGAGCTGCGGCGGTGCCACCTCCGATGGGCGTCCGGTCGTGGACATTCATCAGGACGCGCTCACCGAATCCCTTGCCGCGGCGACCAGAGCCAGCGCTCACCACCAGCTGTGGTGCCCGCGCCGCAAAGTCCGGACGAGCACCCCGGAAGGCCAGGGGAAGGGAGAGGACGTCCCCCTGCTCCTGGCCCACGAGCTGACCACCGAGGCCGTCCGCATCCTGCTTCCCGCCTCGGTCGCCCGCGTCAAGGAACGCCTCGCCTCCTTCACCGCCGCGCTGTTCGTGGGCATCGCCGCACGCTACGGCGGCGACCCGGACCACATCGACATCACCGCCGCGTCCATGCCCGACGGCAACGACCCGGAATGGCCCCGTCGTTTCCTCGTCGTCTACGACCGTCTGCCGGGCGGCACCGGCTACCTGCACCGGCTCGCCACCTCCGACGGCTTCCGCGAAGTGCTGCTGAGGGCCCGCGAGGTGATCGACAGTTGCCCGTGCATCGAGAAGGGGCTCGACGGCTGCCACCGCTGTCTGCTGCGCCGCGTACCGGCCGGCGACTACGACAAGGTCAGCCGCAACGAGGTCCGGCAGATGCTCGACGAGCTGCTGGGTGCCGACGGCGGCGACTGGGCCACCTCACCGGTCACGACGACCCACCAGATCCCGCTGGAACGGCAGGCCGAGAGCGATCTTGAGGTCATGTTCCTGGAGACCTTGGACGAATGGGCGAAGCAGCCCTCGGCCAAGGCCAGCGCGGACGCCTACACGACCACGGCCGGAACGTACTCGCTGGACCTGCGACTGACCGGCGTCGACGGGGCCACCGTCAGCTGGCGGGTTTCCCAGCAGCGGGTCCTCGACGGCACCCGCCCCGATGTCCTCTTCGAACGTACGGATGCGCCCGGTCCGCGGATCGCGCTCTACCTCGACGGATACGAGTTCCATGCCGGGCCCAAGCACAAGGACAGGCTGGCCGACGACGCCGTCAAACGCACCCGGCTGCGCGCCGACGGGATACGGGTCTTCCAGCTCACCTACTACGACGTGAAGGACTGGCGGACCCGGGTCCGCGACACGGGGTACGCGAGCACGGGGCCGGAGAACCCGGTCTGGCTTCCGTACGGCGAGCAGGGCCAGAAACGAGCACGCGACTACTACGCGGGCGTGCACGGCGGCCTGCCGGGCGAGCTGTCTGCGAACCTCTGGGTGAATCCGGCCGACCTTCTGATCGCTCATCTGCGCGCCCCGGACGCTTCCTTGTGGCAGCTGCGCGCCGAGGCCGCAGTCGCGGGACTGCTGGGCGCCGGGGCCCGGATCGCCGCACTGCACCCTCAAGCCGTCGGCGAACAGCTCCTCACCGCGCTGCGGGGCGCCGCCCCGCAGGGGCCCAAGGGACCGGTGCAGCTGCTGACCGCGATCGACGCCGCAGGATGTGTGGTCACCGCCGCCGCGGACGGTCGCCACCGGCCGCCGATGTGGACCGCACTGACTCTGCTCGACGACAGCGACCGGGCTGTCGCGGACGAGGCAGGGCACAAGCGGCGCTGGCAGGGATGGCTCTACTGGAGCAATGTGCTCCAGTTTCTGGATCATGGCGGCGGTGACAGTGTCCAGTTGACGACCAGCCTCCTGGAAGGCTTCACCGTCGACGGCCTCAGCGTCGCCGGAGGCTCGGGCTGGCTCGAATCGCAGCGGGCCGAACGGCCGGCCACCGCCGTCACGGCGAGCCCCGCCGGAGACCTTATGGAAGAGCCCGCCCCGGTCGTCCCAGCCTCTCGGCCGGCCCATCCCTCCGACTCGGCTCATGACACAGGCTGGGAACAGGTGCTGGAGTTCCTCGACCCCGATGAACCCGGTCTGCTCCCCCTCAGCCAAGGGCTGCGCGCTCTGGACGTGGTGCCGCCGGAAGCCGGCTACGAGCTGGACGAGCACGGTTGGATGGCCGAACTCGCCTGGTCCTCCGCCCGCATCGCCGTGGTGACGGCCCACCGGCCGGCCGACGGGGAGCACGATCACGACGCGGAGGACCGGGACAGAGCCTTCACCGCGGCAGGCTGGTGGATCAGCACAGCCGTCTCCTGCACCCCCCGGGACATCAAGGACCTCCTCGCCACGGCAAAGGGCGAAGACACGGACGCGAACGACGGAGACCAGCAGCGATGA
- a CDS encoding UvrD-helicase domain-containing protein: MTTTGVTLRLLDKADKEILRLPRAVKGAIYDFQHKFKENPHLRGLRLKQLEGHGRLWSARVNDEYRALLLRLADTDWLIVSVKHRKDVYEKLDRLSYGINRITGGIEYVDLEIVEESVLRRAATPGPATAPIEPAPAPAPAPLFAAFSDEQLTDLGVAGPLVPVVRTLTTEDQLLGLAEYAPQLTSEVLLALHDGASYDAVLEQITSAVSAPGPVDTDDFRAAAERPATIVTTTDEALREALEGGDFGRWKVFLHPTQSRLVDRDYSGPARVGGGPGTGKTIVALHRVKHLVDRLPPGRNKPVLLTTYNKNLAADLRSRLLQLGGEELLARVEISHVDQLALRVVREAEPGSAKQTLDESQALREWRAMLDELGETGWDAQFLHDEWSQVILGQAVVSRTEYFRARRAGRGKNIARAERAEIWQLAERFTQRLDRLGRQTWEQVAERAARLEMDRERRIQAVERQREEAGGLDNIHLQASSAGWLRHRFQHIVVDEAQDLRAAHWKLLRAMVPRAANDIFLVGDTHQRIYGNQVTLGSLGVHIRGRSAKLTLSYRTTRQILGSALGVLSGESFDDLDGSTEDLAGYRSVLTGSLPQLHGCDDWESEQESIAALLVDWIALPTPPGQIAVCVPTNAMASELAYTLLAHKGIKAVEIGPEGPRGDEGVHIGTMFRFKGLEYQRMVIAGVRDGLVPREAVTRLQSDDAVRYRRELQRARSLLFVAATRSRDSLAIFWHGRPSPFLDPLMRLPAS, from the coding sequence ATGACGACCACGGGCGTGACCCTGCGTCTGCTCGACAAAGCGGACAAGGAGATCCTGAGGCTGCCTCGTGCGGTCAAGGGCGCGATCTACGACTTCCAGCACAAGTTCAAGGAGAACCCGCACCTCCGGGGTCTGCGGTTGAAACAACTGGAGGGTCACGGCCGGCTCTGGTCAGCCCGTGTCAACGACGAGTACCGGGCCCTGCTGCTGCGCCTGGCGGACACCGACTGGCTCATCGTCTCCGTCAAACACCGCAAAGACGTGTACGAGAAGCTCGACCGGCTCTCGTACGGAATCAATCGGATCACCGGCGGCATCGAATACGTCGACCTCGAGATCGTCGAGGAGAGCGTCCTTCGTCGAGCGGCGACTCCCGGGCCGGCCACCGCCCCCATCGAGCCTGCCCCGGCGCCCGCTCCCGCCCCCCTGTTCGCCGCGTTCTCCGATGAGCAGCTCACCGACCTCGGCGTCGCGGGACCGCTCGTACCGGTCGTCCGGACCCTGACCACAGAAGATCAGCTCCTCGGCCTGGCGGAGTACGCCCCGCAGCTCACTTCCGAAGTCCTGCTCGCACTTCACGACGGCGCGTCGTACGACGCGGTGCTGGAGCAGATCACCAGTGCCGTCTCCGCACCGGGCCCCGTCGACACCGACGACTTCCGGGCCGCCGCCGAGCGGCCGGCCACCATAGTCACGACGACGGACGAGGCGCTGCGCGAAGCCCTGGAAGGCGGCGACTTCGGTCGGTGGAAGGTATTCCTCCACCCGACCCAGTCCCGGCTCGTCGACCGCGATTACTCGGGCCCCGCACGGGTGGGTGGCGGGCCGGGCACGGGCAAGACCATCGTGGCCCTGCACCGGGTCAAGCACCTGGTGGACCGGCTCCCTCCCGGACGCAACAAGCCCGTTCTCCTCACCACTTACAACAAGAATCTTGCCGCCGACCTCAGGTCACGGCTGCTCCAGCTGGGCGGCGAGGAGCTGCTGGCGCGGGTGGAGATCAGCCACGTCGATCAGCTCGCGCTGCGCGTCGTACGCGAAGCCGAGCCCGGAAGCGCCAAGCAGACGCTCGACGAGAGCCAGGCTCTGCGAGAGTGGCGTGCCATGCTCGACGAGCTGGGCGAAACCGGGTGGGACGCCCAGTTCCTGCACGACGAATGGTCGCAGGTCATCCTGGGCCAGGCCGTCGTTTCCCGCACCGAATACTTCCGTGCGCGGCGAGCCGGCCGGGGCAAGAACATCGCACGGGCCGAGCGCGCCGAGATCTGGCAGCTCGCGGAGCGTTTCACCCAGCGACTCGACCGCCTCGGGCGGCAGACCTGGGAACAGGTCGCGGAGCGCGCTGCGCGGCTGGAGATGGACCGCGAGCGGCGGATCCAAGCCGTCGAACGTCAGCGGGAGGAGGCGGGTGGTCTCGACAACATCCATCTTCAGGCCAGCTCGGCGGGCTGGCTGCGGCACCGCTTCCAGCACATCGTCGTCGACGAGGCACAGGACCTGCGGGCCGCGCACTGGAAGCTGCTGCGGGCGATGGTGCCGCGTGCCGCCAACGACATCTTCCTCGTGGGCGACACGCACCAGCGTATCTACGGCAACCAGGTCACCCTGGGCAGCCTCGGGGTCCATATCCGCGGCCGCTCGGCCAAGCTGACGTTGAGCTACCGAACGACGCGGCAGATCCTCGGATCCGCTCTCGGGGTGCTCAGCGGTGAGAGCTTCGACGACCTGGACGGCAGTACCGAGGACCTGGCCGGGTACAGGTCCGTCCTGACCGGAAGCCTTCCGCAGTTGCACGGTTGCGACGACTGGGAGTCCGAGCAAGAGTCGATCGCCGCACTCCTCGTCGACTGGATCGCCCTGCCGACACCCCCAGGGCAGATCGCCGTCTGCGTTCCGACCAACGCCATGGCAAGCGAGCTTGCTTACACTCTACTCGCCCACAAGGGAATCAAGGCCGTCGAGATCGGCCCCGAGGGCCCTCGTGGAGACGAAGGCGTCCACATCGGCACGATGTTCCGCTTCAAGGGACTCGAGTACCAGCGCATGGTCATCGCGGGCGTGCGGGACGGGCTCGTCCCCCGGGAGGCGGTCACCCGCCTACAGAGCGACGATGCCGTCCGCTATCGACGCGAGCTCCAGCGGGCCCGCTCACTGCTCTTCGTCGCTGCCACCCGTTCTCGGGACAGCCTCGCCATCTTCTGGCACGGCCGTCCGAGCCCGTTCCTCGACCCGCTCATGCGTTTGCCCGCTTCATGA
- a CDS encoding class I SAM-dependent RNA methyltransferase, which translates to MQTEPQPSSEQASLVGEEYEVEVGPVAHGGHCVARTDEGRVLFVRHALPGEKVRVRVTEGEADSRFLRADAVEILDASKDRVEAPCPYAGPGRCGGCDWQHAKPGAQRRLKGEVITEQLQRLAGLTPEEAGWDGTVMPAPGDKLPAGEVPAWRSRVQYAVDEDGRAGLRKHRSHDIEPVDHCMIATEAVSELGVEKRSWPQIATVEAIGASGSGDRQVVLAPRPGGRLPLVELDKPVSVLRVEEHDGGVHRVHGRAFVRERADGRTYRVGMGGFWQVHPEAPQMLVEAVMQGLMPRKGDTALDLYCGVGLFAGAIAERVGETGAVLGIESGKRAVEDARHNLQDLPRVRIEQGKVDQVLPRTHITETNLIVLDPPRAGAGKQVVKHITTLGARRIAYVACDPAALSRDLAYFREGGYKPRKLRAFDLFPMTHHVECVAILEPAEKGA; encoded by the coding sequence ATGCAGACAGAACCGCAGCCTTCTTCCGAGCAGGCGTCGCTGGTGGGGGAGGAGTACGAGGTCGAGGTCGGTCCCGTCGCGCACGGTGGCCATTGTGTGGCCCGTACCGACGAGGGCCGGGTGCTGTTCGTACGGCACGCGCTGCCCGGCGAGAAGGTCCGGGTACGCGTGACGGAGGGCGAGGCGGACTCCCGCTTCCTGCGCGCCGACGCGGTGGAGATCCTCGACGCGTCCAAGGACCGGGTCGAGGCGCCGTGTCCGTACGCGGGCCCCGGCCGGTGCGGTGGCTGCGACTGGCAGCACGCCAAGCCGGGCGCGCAGCGGCGGCTCAAGGGTGAGGTCATCACCGAGCAGCTCCAGCGGCTCGCGGGCCTGACGCCGGAAGAGGCGGGCTGGGACGGGACGGTCATGCCCGCGCCCGGCGACAAACTGCCGGCGGGCGAGGTGCCGGCGTGGCGCTCGCGGGTGCAGTACGCGGTGGACGAGGACGGCAGGGCGGGCCTGCGCAAGCACCGCTCGCACGACATCGAGCCGGTCGACCACTGCATGATCGCCACGGAGGCGGTCAGCGAACTGGGTGTGGAGAAGCGCAGTTGGCCGCAGATCGCGACGGTCGAGGCGATCGGCGCGTCGGGCTCCGGCGACCGCCAGGTCGTCCTGGCGCCGAGGCCGGGCGGCCGGCTGCCGCTGGTCGAACTGGACAAGCCGGTGTCGGTCCTGCGGGTCGAGGAGCACGACGGGGGAGTGCACCGGGTGCACGGCCGCGCGTTCGTCCGCGAGCGGGCGGACGGCCGTACGTACCGCGTCGGCATGGGCGGCTTCTGGCAGGTCCACCCCGAGGCACCCCAGATGCTGGTGGAGGCCGTGATGCAGGGCCTGATGCCGAGGAAGGGCGACACGGCGCTCGACCTGTACTGCGGGGTGGGCCTGTTCGCGGGCGCCATCGCGGAACGGGTGGGCGAGACCGGCGCGGTCCTCGGCATCGAGTCGGGCAAGCGAGCGGTCGAGGACGCGCGGCACAACCTCCAGGACCTGCCCCGGGTCCGGATCGAACAGGGCAAGGTCGACCAGGTCCTGCCCCGCACGCACATCACGGAGACGAACCTGATCGTCCTGGACCCCCCACGCGCGGGCGCCGGCAAACAGGTCGTCAAACACATCACCACCCTCGGCGCCCGCCGCATCGCGTACGTGGCCTGCGACCCGGCGGCCCTGTCCCGAGACCTGGCGTACTTCCGAGAGGGGGGCTACAAGCCCCGAAAACTCCGCGCCTTCGACCTCTTCCCGATGACGCATCATGTGGAGTGCGTGGCGATCCTGGAGCCTGCTGAGAAGGGTGCCTGA